A single Armatimonadota bacterium DNA region contains:
- a CDS encoding FAD-linked oxidase C-terminal domain-containing protein gives MTEDADRLQRLARHLARAVRGEVRFDQVTRVLYSTDASIYQVLPLGVVIPRDADDVATTLRLCAEEGVPVLPRGAGTSLAGQAIGRAVVIDCSRWMDRILEIDPSARLARVQPGVVQDALNAAAAAYGLRLGPDTATSNRATLGGMIGNNSAGMRSVVYGKMVDHVVALRVLLWDGAELATGPLDDAALRARREERTRGGELYRVVLDEVDAHREEIARRYPRLLRRVAGYNLPELLERPFNLSRLLVGSEGTLGVVAEATVRLVPRPPCAAVAVVHFDDLLAALEAVPAILPLRPSAVELIDRQVLEMTRAQLEYARRMTFVRGDPAALLVVEFSGDHPDEVRDRLSALEAALAGVRGAYAVVRAEDPAAQDNIWQVRKAGQGLLQGIRGDSKPITFVEDTAVPPERLAPYIRRVMGILERHGVRAAIYAHASVGCLHVRPYVSLKDAREIATMRAIAEEVGELVLEFGGAFSGEHGDGLVRSWFLERYYGPVVYGVFRRIKRAFDPHGLLNPGKIVDAPPMTENLRYGPGYRTREVPTTFDWSRDGGFARAVEMCSGVGACRKLDAGTMCPSFMVTREEMHSTRGRANLLRAILSGLLPPAELTGRALYEALDLCLECKGCRAECPATVDMARLKAEVLAHHYRVHGIPLRARLFAHIHHLSRLGAKAAPASTWVVQAAPTRWLLDRLGGIDRRRPLPPFARPTFDAWWRRNARRTTAVADRPRVVLFADTFMRYHYPEVGRAAVGILERLGYRVEVPEVTCCGRPMISKGLLEAARARARENLRRLAPYAAEGVPIVGCEPSCLLTFRDEIPDLVPGEQAAPVARRAVLIDEFLHGHIQAHGWPGSAAESNGLAPGKILLHGHCHQKALVGTRPAREVLRAAGFQVEEVDSGCCGMAGSFGFEREHYELSLAIGERRLLPAVRALPPEVPVVAMGVSCRQQIAHGAGRRAVHLVELLADALGVQC, from the coding sequence GTGACCGAGGACGCCGACCGTCTCCAGCGCCTGGCCCGCCACCTGGCCCGCGCCGTCCGGGGCGAGGTGCGTTTCGACCAGGTCACCCGCGTCCTGTACAGCACCGACGCCAGCATCTACCAGGTCCTGCCGCTGGGGGTGGTGATTCCCCGCGACGCCGACGACGTGGCGACTACCCTGCGCCTGTGCGCGGAGGAGGGCGTGCCTGTCCTCCCCCGGGGCGCGGGCACCAGCCTGGCGGGCCAGGCCATCGGGCGGGCGGTGGTGATCGACTGCTCCCGGTGGATGGACCGCATCCTGGAGATCGATCCGTCGGCGCGCCTGGCGCGGGTACAGCCCGGTGTCGTGCAGGACGCCCTCAACGCGGCTGCGGCCGCCTACGGCCTGCGCCTGGGCCCGGATACCGCCACCAGCAACCGGGCCACCCTGGGGGGAATGATCGGCAACAACTCGGCGGGGATGCGCTCGGTGGTCTACGGCAAGATGGTGGACCACGTGGTCGCTCTCCGGGTGCTGCTGTGGGACGGCGCCGAGCTGGCCACCGGCCCCCTGGATGACGCCGCGCTGCGGGCCCGGCGGGAGGAGCGCACCCGCGGAGGGGAACTGTATCGGGTCGTGCTGGACGAGGTGGATGCGCACCGGGAGGAGATCGCCCGGCGCTATCCGCGGTTGCTGCGGCGGGTCGCGGGCTACAACCTGCCGGAGCTGCTGGAGCGCCCGTTCAACCTCTCGCGCCTGCTGGTCGGGTCCGAGGGCACCCTGGGGGTGGTTGCCGAAGCCACCGTGCGCCTGGTGCCCCGGCCGCCCTGCGCCGCGGTGGCGGTGGTGCACTTCGACGACCTGCTGGCGGCCCTGGAGGCGGTACCGGCCATCCTGCCCCTTCGCCCGTCGGCGGTGGAACTGATCGACCGCCAGGTCCTGGAGATGACCCGGGCGCAGCTGGAATACGCCCGGCGCATGACCTTTGTCCGCGGCGACCCGGCGGCGCTGCTGGTGGTGGAGTTTTCCGGCGACCACCCCGATGAGGTCCGGGACCGCCTGAGTGCCCTGGAGGCGGCGCTGGCGGGGGTGCGGGGAGCCTACGCGGTGGTGCGGGCGGAGGACCCCGCCGCCCAGGACAACATCTGGCAGGTGCGCAAGGCGGGCCAGGGGTTGCTGCAGGGTATCCGCGGCGACAGCAAGCCCATCACCTTCGTCGAGGACACGGCGGTCCCGCCGGAACGCCTGGCGCCGTACATCCGCCGCGTGATGGGGATCCTGGAACGCCACGGAGTGCGGGCGGCGATCTACGCCCACGCCAGCGTGGGCTGCCTGCACGTGCGACCCTACGTGAGCCTGAAGGACGCCCGGGAGATTGCCACCATGCGCGCCATCGCCGAGGAGGTGGGCGAGCTCGTCCTGGAGTTCGGCGGGGCGTTTTCGGGTGAGCACGGGGACGGTCTCGTGCGCTCGTGGTTCTTGGAGCGGTACTACGGCCCGGTGGTCTATGGCGTCTTCCGGCGCATCAAGCGCGCCTTCGACCCCCACGGCCTGCTCAACCCCGGCAAGATCGTGGACGCCCCGCCCATGACCGAGAATCTGCGCTATGGACCCGGGTACCGCACGCGGGAGGTGCCCACCACGTTTGACTGGAGCCGGGACGGCGGGTTCGCCCGGGCCGTGGAGATGTGCAGTGGCGTGGGCGCGTGCCGCAAGCTGGACGCGGGTACCATGTGCCCGTCGTTCATGGTCACCCGGGAGGAGATGCACTCCACCCGCGGCCGGGCCAACCTGCTGCGGGCGATCCTGTCGGGACTGCTGCCCCCGGCAGAGCTCACCGGTCGGGCGCTGTACGAGGCACTGGACCTGTGCCTGGAGTGCAAGGGGTGTCGGGCCGAGTGCCCGGCCACCGTGGACATGGCCCGCCTCAAAGCCGAGGTTCTGGCCCACCACTACCGGGTCCACGGGATCCCGCTGCGGGCCCGGCTGTTCGCCCACATCCACCATCTGAGCCGGCTGGGGGCGAAGGCCGCGCCGGCGTCCACGTGGGTCGTGCAGGCCGCGCCCACGCGATGGCTTCTGGATCGGCTGGGGGGTATTGACCGTCGCCGGCCGCTGCCGCCGTTTGCCCGGCCGACGTTTGACGCCTGGTGGCGACGGAACGCGCGGCGCACAACCGCCGTGGCCGACCGGCCCCGGGTGGTCCTGTTCGCCGATACGTTCATGCGCTATCACTACCCGGAGGTCGGTCGCGCCGCCGTGGGCATACTCGAGCGCCTGGGGTACCGGGTGGAGGTGCCGGAGGTGACCTGCTGCGGGCGGCCGATGATCAGCAAGGGCCTGCTGGAGGCGGCCCGCGCCCGGGCCCGGGAGAATCTGCGCCGTCTGGCGCCGTACGCGGCGGAGGGCGTGCCCATCGTCGGATGCGAGCCCTCCTGCCTGCTGACGTTCCGCGACGAGATTCCCGACCTGGTCCCGGGGGAGCAGGCGGCCCCGGTGGCGCGCCGCGCGGTCCTGATAGACGAGTTCCTCCATGGTCACATTCAGGCGCACGGGTGGCCTGGATCCGCGGCAGAATCCAACGGGCTCGCGCCGGGCAAGATCCTGCTGCACGGCCACTGTCACCAGAAGGCGCTGGTGGGGACCCGGCCGGCGCGAGAGGTGCTGCGCGCCGCCGGATTCCAGGTGGAGGAGGTGGACTCCGGCTGCTGCGGCATGGCCGGTTCCTTCGGCTTTGAGCGGGAGCACTACGAGCTGTCCCTGGCGATCGGCGAACGCCGCCTGCTGCCGGCGGTGCGCGCTCTGCCGCCTGAGGTCCCGGTGGTGGCCATGGGCGTGTCCTGCCGTCAGCAGATCGCCCACGGGGCCGGCCGGCGGGCCGTGCACCTGGTGGAACTGCTGGCCGACGCGCTGGGGGTGCAGTGTTGA
- a CDS encoding acetamidase/formamidase family protein codes for MGRTHFLPSDKVHYAWNNRLPPALEVSSGDTVVFDLREVTDNQITPQSTADDLTRLDWSRIYPLGGPVFVKGARPGDTLEVEILDLHPKGWGWTGIIPGFGLLEEEFTKPYLRIWDLSAGDHTTLHEKIRIPLDPFCGTMGVAPAEPGEHPVMPPGKFGGNMDIRHLTRGTRLLLPVQVEGALFSCGDCHAAQGDGEVCVTGIEAPMHVAVRLWARPNVSVPEPQFMTPGPLTRRYDERGYYATTGISPDLMEAARKAVRHMIGYLTRTHHLTPEDAYVLCSVAVDLKISEVVDKPNWIVTAYLPQALFA; via the coding sequence ATGGGCCGAACTCATTTCCTGCCCTCGGACAAGGTGCACTACGCGTGGAACAACCGCCTGCCTCCCGCGCTGGAGGTGTCTTCCGGCGACACGGTGGTCTTTGATCTGCGCGAGGTCACCGACAACCAGATCACCCCCCAGTCCACCGCCGACGACCTGACGCGGCTGGACTGGAGTCGGATCTACCCCCTGGGCGGGCCGGTGTTTGTCAAAGGCGCCCGACCCGGCGACACGCTGGAGGTGGAGATCCTGGACCTGCACCCCAAGGGCTGGGGCTGGACCGGCATCATCCCCGGCTTCGGCCTGCTGGAGGAGGAGTTCACCAAGCCGTATCTGCGCATCTGGGACCTGTCGGCCGGCGACCACACCACCCTGCACGAGAAGATCCGCATCCCTCTGGATCCCTTCTGCGGCACCATGGGCGTCGCGCCGGCCGAGCCCGGAGAGCACCCGGTGATGCCGCCGGGGAAGTTCGGCGGCAACATGGACATCCGCCACCTGACCCGGGGGACGCGGCTGCTGCTGCCGGTCCAGGTGGAGGGAGCGCTGTTCTCCTGCGGGGACTGCCACGCCGCCCAGGGCGACGGCGAGGTCTGCGTGACGGGCATTGAGGCCCCCATGCATGTCGCGGTACGCCTGTGGGCCCGCCCCAACGTCTCCGTTCCGGAACCGCAGTTCATGACCCCGGGCCCCCTGACCCGCAGGTACGACGAGCGGGGCTACTATGCCACCACCGGCATCTCGCCGGACCTGATGGAGGCCGCCCGTAAGGCCGTCCGCCACATGATCGGCTACCTGACCCGGACGCACCACCTGACGCCGGAAGACGCCTACGTCTTGTGCAGCGTGGCCGTGGACCTGAAGATCAGCGAGGTGGTGGACAAGCCCAACTGGATCGTCACAGCCTACCTCCCGCAGGCCCTGTTTGCATAG
- a CDS encoding OsmC family protein, with translation MTGTLAGALEARGIPSYPDRLWTEAEGTVEAPEGVLKVTRIRVRYHLKIPAGQREQVERILPVFERGCPVAQTLRGCVAIEHAWEVTEE, from the coding sequence CTGACCGGCACCCTGGCCGGCGCGCTGGAGGCGCGCGGGATACCCAGCTACCCCGACAGGCTGTGGACCGAGGCCGAAGGGACCGTGGAAGCCCCCGAGGGCGTGCTCAAAGTGACCCGCATCCGGGTGAGGTACCATCTCAAGATTCCAGCCGGCCAGCGCGAACAGGTGGAGCGCATCCTGCCGGTGTTCGAGCGCGGCTGCCCGGTGGCCCAGACGCTGCGGGGCTGCGTCGCCATCGAGCACGCCTGGGAGGTGACGGAGGAGTAG
- a CDS encoding fused MFS/spermidine synthase yields the protein MIFQTDSVYHHIVVAEDNVARYLRFDRSFQSGMYLADPFDSPFLYSAYAHLGLIFQPHPRRVLVVGLGGGSIQKRFWRDYPELTVETAELDPLVVMVARRFFAVPDDPRLPVAVQDGRQFLLRTTRRYDMIILDAYFADSIPFHLTTVEFMRLVRSRLAPGGVAVSNIIGALEGPRSALFRAMYRTQGQVFPGLYPFPTAFRPYLDADVIRNILLVATAEAGLSREQILARARQVAPRVTYRDFLRYAADYYDAPVATGDVPLLTDDYAPVDTLLPVWQWTPPRR from the coding sequence GTGATCTTTCAGACGGACAGCGTCTACCACCACATCGTGGTGGCCGAGGACAACGTCGCCCGCTACCTGCGGTTTGACCGGTCCTTCCAGAGCGGCATGTACCTGGCCGACCCCTTCGACAGCCCGTTTCTGTACTCCGCCTACGCCCACCTGGGGCTGATCTTCCAGCCCCACCCCCGGCGGGTGCTGGTGGTGGGTCTGGGCGGCGGGTCGATCCAGAAGCGTTTCTGGCGGGATTATCCCGAGCTGACCGTGGAGACCGCCGAGCTGGACCCCCTGGTGGTGATGGTGGCGCGGCGGTTCTTCGCCGTTCCCGACGATCCCCGCCTGCCGGTCGCAGTGCAGGACGGCCGCCAGTTCCTGCTGCGCACGACTCGCCGCTACGACATGATCATCCTGGATGCCTACTTTGCCGACTCGATTCCCTTCCACCTGACCACGGTGGAGTTCATGCGGCTGGTCCGGTCGCGCCTGGCGCCGGGCGGGGTGGCAGTGTCCAACATCATCGGGGCCCTGGAGGGTCCCCGCAGTGCCTTGTTCAGGGCCATGTACAGGACCCAGGGCCAGGTCTTCCCCGGGCTGTATCCGTTTCCCACCGCATTCCGGCCGTATCTGGACGCCGATGTCATCCGCAACATCCTGCTGGTGGCCACCGCCGAAGCCGGACTGAGCCGGGAGCAGATCCTCGCCCGTGCCCGCCAGGTGGCCCCGCGGGTCACCTACCGCGACTTTCTGCGCTATGCGGCCGACTACTACGATGCGCCCGTCGCCACCGGCGACGTCCCCTTGCTGACCGACGACTACGCGCCGGTGGACACGCTGCTGCCGGTCTGGCAGTGGACCCCGCCCCGGCGGTGA
- a CDS encoding GntR family transcriptional regulator: MRTDLERQIGEGRIPPGTFLPPERVLLRHYGVSRTTLHEALRPLLLEGTLVSVRGKGIMVAQAAIRQAGDVLMSFTDMLRSQGLQPGMAAVRVAMGRPSREVSAALRLPPGSRVARIERVRTANSQPVNFSVSYLPAQAVPGLSAPMVQAAGSLYLLLQTRYGIRIGAAQDEMWARRASRREAELLGIREGDPVLILRRVCLLHDGRPVEYALSVIRSDIYRYVVKLTPPRPPGVGARP; the protein is encoded by the coding sequence GTGCGGACCGACCTGGAACGCCAGATCGGCGAAGGCCGGATCCCTCCGGGCACGTTCCTGCCTCCAGAACGGGTCCTTCTCCGCCACTATGGCGTCAGCCGCACCACGCTTCACGAAGCCCTGCGCCCCCTGCTGCTGGAGGGCACGTTGGTCTCGGTGCGCGGCAAGGGCATCATGGTGGCCCAGGCGGCCATCCGGCAGGCGGGAGATGTCCTGATGAGTTTCACAGATATGCTGCGCTCCCAGGGGCTGCAGCCTGGCATGGCCGCCGTGCGTGTCGCCATGGGACGACCTTCCCGGGAGGTGAGTGCGGCCCTTCGCCTGCCCCCCGGATCCCGGGTGGCTCGGATCGAGCGCGTGCGGACCGCCAACTCTCAGCCGGTGAACTTCAGTGTCTCGTATCTTCCGGCTCAGGCCGTTCCCGGGCTGTCGGCGCCCATGGTACAGGCAGCGGGGTCGCTGTATCTGCTGCTCCAAACCCGGTACGGGATCCGCATCGGCGCGGCTCAGGACGAGATGTGGGCCCGCCGGGCCAGCCGGCGAGAGGCGGAACTTTTGGGCATTCGCGAAGGAGATCCGGTCCTGATCCTGCGGAGGGTGTGCCTGCTGCACGACGGACGCCCGGTGGAATATGCGCTGTCGGTGATACGGTCCGACATCTACCGATACGTGGTGAAACTGACTCCTCCGCGACCGCCAGGCGTAGGAGCGAGACCATGA
- a CDS encoding translation initiation factor eIF-2B: MSSTGFSELLRQLRAGEVSGGSAIGRAAAQVLALSVAEYTGSDYDEMRRRLRDTARELLLLMPVMATVANAVRAAEGLLEAKIASHAPAEEIRAALSAWAHDTVRRSEVNLERLAEAGAHLLADGVTLVTHSRSDSVIRILRAACRQRKTLTIIATESRPLREGRRVLEEAARLGFRGELIPDAAVGARIREAHLALVGADAILPSGAFLNKTGTFLLALAARHFGIPLYVAAETAKLDLRAVQGHPPDVGSRPPEELTEGWVPPDGITVWNRFFEVTPAPLVEAYITERGVVPAGGIGLWAQRLLESHPAEGVRW, from the coding sequence ATGAGCTCCACCGGCTTTTCGGAACTCCTTCGACAGCTACGGGCCGGCGAAGTGAGCGGAGGTAGCGCCATCGGGCGGGCGGCGGCCCAGGTGCTGGCCCTGTCGGTGGCGGAGTACACCGGGTCGGACTACGACGAGATGCGCCGCCGCCTCCGCGATACGGCGCGCGAGCTCCTCCTGCTCATGCCCGTCATGGCCACCGTCGCCAATGCCGTCCGGGCTGCCGAGGGGCTGCTGGAAGCCAAGATCGCGTCCCACGCGCCGGCGGAGGAAATCCGGGCAGCGCTGTCCGCATGGGCCCACGATACCGTACGCCGCTCGGAGGTCAACCTGGAGCGCCTAGCCGAGGCCGGGGCTCATCTGCTCGCCGATGGTGTGACGCTCGTGACCCACAGCCGGAGCGACTCAGTGATCCGCATCCTGCGCGCCGCCTGCCGCCAGCGGAAGACCCTCACCATCATCGCCACCGAATCCCGGCCGCTGCGGGAAGGCCGCCGGGTGCTGGAAGAGGCTGCCCGCCTGGGTTTTCGCGGTGAGCTCATCCCGGACGCAGCCGTCGGAGCGCGCATCAGAGAGGCGCACCTGGCGCTTGTTGGTGCCGACGCGATCCTCCCCTCGGGTGCGTTCCTGAACAAGACGGGGACTTTCCTGCTGGCGCTGGCGGCGCGGCACTTCGGTATCCCGCTGTATGTGGCTGCCGAAACGGCCAAGCTCGACCTCCGCGCGGTCCAGGGCCACCCGCCCGACGTCGGTAGCAGGCCTCCGGAAGAGCTGACGGAGGGATGGGTACCTCCGGACGGCATCACGGTCTGGAATCGGTTCTTTGAGGTTACGCCGGCACCGTTGGTCGAGGCCTACATCACCGAACGGGGGGTTGTGCCGGCGGGCGGCATCGGCTTGTGGGCCCAGCGTCTGCTGGAAAGCCACCCTGCGGAGGGAGTCAGGTGGTGA
- a CDS encoding ADP-ribosylglycohydrolase family protein: MVTDLHDRILGSLAAGVIGDAMGAATEQRSYEEIISLFGGPVREFVPPPPDSPFAGGRDAGQITDDSGQMLAMAEALIATGGRLTVNAVAQHLLRWADDPEVFRRFAGPTTRAAIEELRRGTDPRVVGRQGKLTSMGTSNGAAMRVAPAGLVHPGDLEGAIRDAVTMCLPSHATQLAMSGACAVAAGVARALTLDADVYAVVQAAFHGALRGEEIGRREGRVVAGPSVYRRMELAVGLAVRHRSVLDAIRDIHAYVGSGLHIAEAVPAAIGIFVAACGDPLEAIVGGVNIGDDTDTVAIIAGSLAGALRGTRAIPGRLIEQVERANQLNLDRVAAALTAIARGGSA; encoded by the coding sequence GTGGTGACCGACCTGCACGACCGCATTCTCGGAAGCCTGGCAGCTGGCGTTATCGGCGACGCCATGGGGGCGGCCACCGAGCAGCGCAGCTACGAGGAAATCATCTCCCTCTTTGGCGGGCCGGTGCGGGAGTTCGTCCCCCCGCCCCCCGACAGCCCGTTTGCCGGAGGGCGCGACGCCGGCCAAATCACAGACGACTCAGGCCAGATGCTGGCCATGGCGGAGGCCCTGATTGCGACCGGCGGGCGGCTGACCGTGAACGCGGTGGCACAGCATCTTCTGCGATGGGCTGACGACCCCGAGGTCTTCCGACGGTTCGCGGGCCCCACCACTCGGGCGGCCATCGAGGAACTGCGACGGGGCACAGACCCCCGAGTGGTGGGGCGCCAGGGGAAGCTCACCAGCATGGGCACGTCCAACGGCGCGGCCATGCGGGTGGCACCGGCTGGGCTCGTCCACCCGGGGGACCTGGAGGGTGCCATCCGAGATGCCGTGACCATGTGTCTACCCTCCCACGCCACCCAGCTTGCCATGTCCGGTGCCTGTGCTGTGGCTGCGGGCGTGGCACGGGCTTTAACTCTGGACGCGGACGTCTACGCGGTGGTTCAGGCAGCATTCCACGGCGCCCTCCGGGGTGAAGAGATCGGCCGCCGGGAGGGCCGTGTGGTCGCCGGTCCATCCGTGTACCGGCGGATGGAGCTGGCCGTGGGGCTGGCGGTGCGACACCGAAGCGTGCTGGATGCCATCCGGGACATCCACGCCTACGTGGGTAGCGGCCTGCACATCGCGGAGGCCGTACCCGCCGCTATCGGCATTTTCGTGGCGGCCTGCGGCGACCCGCTGGAGGCGATCGTGGGCGGCGTCAACATCGGCGACGACACAGACACGGTGGCCATCATCGCGGGGAGTCTGGCGGGCGCCCTGCGGGGCACCCGTGCTATCCCCGGGCGCCTGATCGAGCAGGTCGAGCGCGCCAACCAGCTCAACCTGGACCGGGTGGCTGCGGCGCTGACGGCCATCGCCCGGGGCGGGAGCGCCTGA
- a CDS encoding extracellular solute-binding protein codes for MAQARPKVILKFLTITDDAQINAWKEILAEFQKIDGGKWSYVDIAFESVPFQDLFPKIESAVAAGAEMDLVQSDGPDMKHYAFYRSLLPLGKYFTEQEKKQWLPQSVEEGSYRGELYGPPMMQSCSLMMYNREMTDAAGIKPPDTLGKSWTMAEALKAWQKTTIRPSGSSVPTVWGLRWGQGTWVGDYEHGLFRRSNGRKGSPTYEGVGPDGITFVGYLDTPEAIQAMQFYQDLHRRYRVTPIEPIPQIFETKKAAFMVTPDNRIGELNRLYGEGKFPWGVTGIPYFKTQICHTGSWHYGISPNTKHFDEALAFVKFASSDAGARIWYKHVRQLPANISLLNTLPEYRPGGKQYMWVEAMNKIGVPRIQTPAYTEYQQVFAEMTLNIIAGANVAEQMKAAARRAQQLAAKYKGWK; via the coding sequence GTGGCCCAGGCACGGCCAAAAGTCATCCTGAAGTTTCTCACGATCACGGACGATGCTCAGATCAACGCCTGGAAGGAGATCCTGGCCGAGTTCCAAAAGATCGACGGCGGCAAGTGGTCCTACGTGGACATCGCGTTTGAATCGGTTCCCTTCCAGGACCTGTTCCCCAAAATTGAGAGCGCGGTGGCGGCCGGAGCCGAGATGGACCTGGTGCAGTCCGACGGCCCCGACATGAAACACTACGCCTTCTACCGCAGCCTGCTCCCGCTGGGAAAGTACTTCACCGAGCAGGAGAAGAAGCAGTGGCTGCCCCAGTCGGTGGAGGAGGGAAGCTATCGGGGTGAGCTCTACGGTCCTCCCATGATGCAGTCCTGCTCTCTCATGATGTACAACAGGGAAATGACCGACGCGGCGGGGATCAAACCTCCGGACACCCTGGGAAAGAGCTGGACCATGGCCGAAGCCCTCAAGGCCTGGCAGAAGACCACCATCCGCCCCTCCGGCTCCAGTGTGCCCACGGTGTGGGGTCTGCGGTGGGGCCAGGGAACGTGGGTCGGCGACTACGAGCACGGCCTGTTCCGCCGGTCCAACGGCCGCAAGGGCAGCCCCACCTACGAAGGCGTCGGCCCCGACGGAATCACCTTCGTCGGCTACCTCGACACCCCGGAGGCCATCCAGGCCATGCAATTCTACCAGGACCTCCACAGGAGATACCGGGTGACGCCCATCGAACCGATTCCGCAGATCTTCGAGACCAAGAAGGCGGCCTTCATGGTCACTCCCGACAACCGGATCGGCGAACTGAACCGGCTTTACGGGGAGGGGAAATTCCCCTGGGGGGTGACCGGGATTCCCTACTTCAAGACACAGATCTGCCATACGGGGAGCTGGCACTACGGAATTTCACCAAACACCAAGCACTTTGACGAGGCCCTGGCCTTCGTGAAGTTCGCCAGCAGTGACGCCGGAGCACGCATCTGGTACAAGCACGTCCGCCAGTTGCCGGCCAACATCTCCCTGCTCAATACGCTGCCCGAGTACCGCCCCGGCGGGAAGCAGTACATGTGGGTCGAAGCAATGAACAAGATTGGCGTCCCGCGCATTCAGACCCCCGCGTACACCGAGTACCAGCAGGTGTTCGCCGAAATGACCCTCAACATCATCGCCGGAGCCAACGTGGCAGAGCAAATGAAGGCAGCAGCCAGGCGCGCACAGCAGCTGGCAGCCAAGTACAAAGGGTGGAAGTAA
- a CDS encoding sugar ABC transporter permease — translation MDAVAAREVALPRSWWTARRRGYLLALAFILPAVVNFVIFRYLPIFAAIRSSLWQYSLLGGYGEFIGLQAYLRMLEDPIFWKSLWVTTAYVLMKVPAQIVLSMGLALLLQRESRFTAVVRSAIFAPVVTSIVVISVIWALMYHVQLGLLNSIITSVGLPRIAFLSNPRLALVAIVIMMVWKEIGFSMIILMAGLKGIPDMYFEAARIDGASGWQQFWRITLPLLRRVLMFVVVTQTIFSFQVFVPVYTMTRGGPLDATKVIVYYIYQNGFLFQDMGYAAAISTVTLIVLLVVSAVQMWLLRSEVEY, via the coding sequence GTGGACGCCGTAGCCGCTCGTGAGGTCGCGCTTCCCCGGAGCTGGTGGACCGCCCGTCGCCGGGGGTACCTCCTGGCGCTGGCCTTTATCCTGCCGGCCGTCGTCAACTTCGTCATCTTCCGATATCTGCCCATCTTTGCCGCCATCCGCAGTAGCCTGTGGCAGTACAGCCTCCTGGGGGGATACGGGGAGTTCATCGGCCTGCAGGCCTACCTGCGGATGCTGGAAGATCCGATTTTCTGGAAATCTCTGTGGGTCACCACGGCCTACGTGCTGATGAAGGTTCCCGCCCAGATTGTCCTGAGTATGGGGCTGGCGCTGCTGCTCCAACGGGAGAGTCGTTTCACCGCTGTCGTACGGTCGGCGATCTTCGCTCCCGTGGTAACGTCCATTGTCGTCATCTCGGTCATCTGGGCCCTGATGTACCACGTCCAGCTGGGACTGCTCAACAGCATCATCACCAGCGTCGGTCTGCCCCGCATCGCGTTCCTCTCCAACCCACGCCTGGCCCTGGTAGCCATTGTCATCATGATGGTCTGGAAGGAAATCGGCTTCAGCATGATCATCCTCATGGCCGGACTCAAGGGGATCCCCGACATGTACTTCGAGGCGGCACGGATCGACGGAGCCTCCGGGTGGCAGCAGTTCTGGCGTATCACGTTGCCCCTGCTGCGACGGGTCCTCATGTTCGTGGTCGTGACCCAGACCATCTTCTCGTTCCAGGTCTTCGTGCCTGTGTACACGATGACCCGAGGGGGTCCGCTGGATGCCACCAAGGTGATCGTCTACTACATCTACCAGAACGGCTTTCTATTTCAGGACATGGGCTACGCCGCCGCCATCTCCACAGTGACGCTGATCGTCCTGCTGGTGGTGAGCGCGGTGCAGATGTGGCTTCTGCGGTCAGAGGTGGAGTACTGA
- a CDS encoding carbohydrate ABC transporter permease — translation MSPQAAFPAGLTPTPSRSVSRWLKAAARETWFHVLGAVVLIIYITPFLWMILGSLRREVEIFQYTYPLTWRTFVPVEWSLKNFQDVLGLSPEGRAFGLNFGRALLNTALVSGAVVLSSLIFNTMGAYFFARLDFPYKGVLLLFVIATMLLPFEAVMVPLYIVVRSLGLQDSYWALILPWYASPFVIFALVQFFKEIPRELDEAAIIDGASYFGVLRHVVVPNAIPGLVTTALLEFQFIWNLFYWPLIAVGRKELQTIQVAIAQQTTQTQIYWGRIFAGSVLASVPVILLFLAMQRYYVKGVAMSGLKG, via the coding sequence ATGAGCCCACAGGCCGCCTTCCCTGCGGGTCTGACACCCACACCCTCTCGTAGCGTTTCCCGGTGGCTGAAAGCCGCGGCCCGCGAGACCTGGTTCCACGTCCTCGGGGCCGTAGTCCTGATCATCTACATTACTCCCTTCCTGTGGATGATCCTGGGCAGCCTACGCCGGGAGGTGGAGATCTTCCAGTACACCTATCCACTGACCTGGCGCACATTTGTGCCCGTCGAGTGGTCCCTCAAGAATTTCCAGGACGTCCTCGGACTGTCACCCGAGGGCCGGGCGTTCGGCCTCAACTTCGGACGCGCCCTTCTGAACACTGCCCTCGTCTCCGGCGCCGTGGTCCTGAGCTCCCTCATCTTCAACACGATGGGGGCCTACTTCTTCGCACGGCTGGACTTTCCGTACAAGGGCGTCCTGCTCCTTTTCGTCATCGCCACCATGCTGCTGCCCTTTGAGGCCGTGATGGTCCCCCTGTACATCGTGGTGCGCTCTCTGGGCCTGCAGGACTCCTACTGGGCATTGATCCTGCCGTGGTACGCCAGCCCCTTCGTCATCTTTGCCCTTGTGCAGTTCTTCAAGGAAATTCCCCGCGAACTGGATGAGGCGGCCATCATCGACGGTGCGTCATACTTCGGCGTCCTGCGACATGTCGTCGTTCCCAACGCCATTCCCGGCCTGGTCACGACCGCCTTGCTGGAATTTCAATTCATCTGGAACCTGTTCTATTGGCCGCTCATTGCCGTGGGGCGCAAGGAGCTCCAGACAATCCAGGTGGCCATCGCTCAACAGACCACCCAGACCCAGATCTACTGGGGACGTATCTTCGCGGGGTCAGTCCTGGCGTCAGTTCCGGTCATCTTGCTGTTCCTGGCCATGCAGCGCTATTACGTTAAGGGTGTCGCCATGTCCGGCCTTAAGGGCTGA